In Anaerolineales bacterium, one DNA window encodes the following:
- a CDS encoding response regulator transcription factor: MTIRLLLVDDHAVVRSGLKMLLGGHSEMEIVGEAGSAAEALAETERIQPDVILMDIGLPDKTGIEATREIKAKFPDVNIVALTIHEDEEYFFQMLDAGASGYVPKRAAPEELITAIKAAAIGEVYLYPSLAKLLVRDFFNTERMAEEKINLDGLTDREREVLTHLAEGESNDEIAAVLVISPKTVERHRENIMRKLNLHSRSELVRYAIRKGIIKA, from the coding sequence ATGACGATCCGCTTGTTGTTGGTGGATGATCATGCGGTTGTGCGTTCGGGTTTGAAAATGCTGTTGGGCGGGCACAGTGAAATGGAAATCGTTGGGGAGGCCGGTTCTGCTGCGGAGGCATTGGCGGAGACAGAGCGCATCCAGCCCGATGTTATTTTGATGGACATTGGTCTGCCCGATAAAACCGGCATTGAAGCCACGCGCGAAATAAAGGCTAAATTTCCGGATGTGAACATCGTGGCGTTGACCATTCACGAGGACGAGGAATATTTCTTCCAGATGCTGGATGCGGGCGCATCGGGATATGTTCCCAAGCGCGCCGCGCCGGAGGAATTGATCACAGCGATCAAGGCGGCGGCGATCGGGGAGGTGTATTTGTATCCATCGCTCGCGAAATTGCTGGTGCGTGATTTTTTCAACACGGAACGCATGGCTGAGGAAAAGATAAACCTTGACGGGCTGACGGATCGTGAGCGCGAAGTGCTGACCCATCTTGCAGAGGGTGAGAGCAACGATGAGATTGCAGCGGTGCTGGTCATCAGCCCGAAGACAGTGGAGCGTCACCGCGAGAATATCATGCGCAAGTTGAACCTGCATTCGCGCTCTGAATTGGTGCGTTATGCGATCCGCAAGGGGATCATTAAGGCGTAA
- a CDS encoding sensor histidine kinase — protein MNQSLFIGIYFFYGLSFFSMGLLVAMEGGRSTDARLRMALRPLAAFGFVHAAHEWLEMFRVMGHFGDLFAAVYPMLALSLLAFSFLSLAAFGSYLVLGSESTWRVSLIIPLGLEAVWVYGLLSFKSTYVLEDIYIIADVWTRYSIAIPAGLLAAAGLVVQQRAFRRAGLVSFGRDSLWASVAFGWYSLVGQVFTAPSKLPPSTFLNSELFFDSFGFPVQLLRAVSAIFASIFVIRFLRAFQVESDHKIAELQEARLHEARERENLRAELFRRVVAAQEAERQRIARDLHDETGQSLTAIGMGLRGLANELKYKRGQRDTLHQLQVLTSDSLRELQRIISDLRPAHLDDLGLSATLRWYASRLQELTHLNIKVDISGEEHALDETVKIAIFRIIQEALNNIIKHSQASSASVSLEYREKNAYILVRDNGIGFDMEAVKNRIGRGSLGLAGMAERAALLGGTVEIHSRPEYGSEVEAAIPYHVIRKEEA, from the coding sequence ATGAATCAGTCACTTTTCATTGGCATCTACTTCTTTTACGGCCTTTCATTTTTCAGCATGGGTCTGCTGGTGGCAATGGAAGGCGGACGTTCGACAGATGCGCGTTTAAGGATGGCATTGCGCCCGCTGGCAGCCTTTGGGTTTGTCCATGCAGCGCATGAGTGGCTGGAGATGTTCAGGGTCATGGGGCACTTTGGCGATCTGTTCGCTGCCGTGTATCCCATGCTCGCGCTGTCGCTTCTGGCATTTTCCTTCCTGTCGCTGGCCGCGTTCGGATCCTATCTCGTGTTGGGGAGCGAATCCACGTGGCGGGTGAGCCTTATCATCCCGCTTGGGCTGGAAGCTGTCTGGGTGTATGGTTTGCTGAGCTTTAAAAGCACGTATGTACTTGAAGATATTTACATCATTGCCGATGTGTGGACGCGTTACTCCATTGCCATCCCTGCAGGCCTGCTGGCCGCCGCCGGGCTTGTGGTGCAGCAGCGCGCCTTCCGCCGCGCGGGTCTGGTCAGTTTTGGGCGCGATAGTTTATGGGCTTCGGTTGCCTTTGGCTGGTACAGTCTGGTCGGGCAGGTATTTACCGCGCCGAGCAAACTGCCCCCATCCACCTTCCTGAATTCCGAGTTGTTTTTCGACAGTTTTGGCTTTCCCGTCCAGCTGCTGCGGGCGGTCAGCGCCATTTTTGCTTCTATATTCGTTATTCGTTTTTTGCGTGCCTTTCAGGTGGAAAGCGACCATAAGATCGCAGAGCTGCAAGAGGCGCGTTTGCATGAGGCGCGCGAGCGCGAGAATCTGCGCGCTGAGTTGTTTCGCAGGGTGGTCGCCGCCCAGGAAGCCGAAAGACAACGCATTGCGCGCGACCTGCACGACGAAACCGGTCAATCGCTCACGGCAATCGGCATGGGCTTGCGCGGGCTTGCCAATGAATTGAAGTACAAGCGCGGACAACGTGACACCCTGCATCAGTTACAGGTTCTGACCTCCGACTCCCTGCGGGAATTACAACGCATCATCTCGGACCTCAGGCCTGCCCATCTCGACGACCTGGGTTTATCCGCCACGTTAAGATGGTATGCGAGCCGGCTGCAGGAGTTGACGCACCTGAACATCAAAGTGGATATTTCGGGCGAGGAACATGCGCTCGATGAAACGGTGAAGATCGCCATCTTCCGCATCATTCAGGAAGCATTGAATAACATTATCAAACATTCACAGGCCAGCAGCGCCAGTGTCAGCCTGGAATATAGGGAAAAAAACGCCTATATTCTGGTGAGGGATAATGGGATCGGATTCGACATGGAGGCTGTCAAAAACCGCATTGGACGAGGCTCGCTGGGGCTGGCGGGAATGGCAGAACGTGCTGCCCTGCTGGGTGGGACTGTGGAGATCCACTCGCGACCTGAGTATGGAAGCGAGGTCGAAGCGGCGATCCCATATCATGTGATCAGGAAGGAAGAGGCTTAA
- a CDS encoding response regulator, whose amino-acid sequence MSKGRVLVVEDNMDTYELVRFILETNGFETFLAVNGRDGVHAANRQLPDLIIMDLAMPEMDGWTATHLIKRDAQTSSIPLITLTAHALPMDRQRAMDAGCDEFITKPMDLIELVESVEYWVGRR is encoded by the coding sequence ATGAGCAAGGGACGCGTCCTCGTGGTCGAAGACAATATGGATACGTACGAGCTTGTGCGTTTCATCCTTGAGACGAACGGGTTTGAGACCTTCCTGGCGGTCAACGGACGCGACGGGGTCCATGCAGCAAACAGGCAGCTGCCGGACCTGATCATCATGGATCTCGCCATGCCGGAAATGGACGGCTGGACGGCAACACACCTGATCAAAAGGGATGCCCAAACCTCCTCGATCCCATTGATCACCCTTACGGCACATGCCCTGCCCATGGACCGCCAGCGTGCCATGGATGCTGGGTGCGATGAATTCATTACAAAACCCATGGACTTGATCGAGCTTGTGGAATCTGTGGAATACTGGGTCGGCAGGCGTTAA
- a CDS encoding zinc ribbon domain-containing protein, which produces MRKLFLSLILWVVFVFPSLASAQSNVTISSMTVQLWPEYDQPSMLVIVDFLPAADTALPVDLTFRIPPDANLIAVASHAGSGNFMNSAFSGVGRDGEWQVFTMTLTVNTMYRFEYYQPLTLNGNQRIFSYLWDGAYAVDEFHVLVLEPRDVVSLSMTPAHASVAVESGGKYYDSGLVKLAGGEQFALNLQYEKTTDMLSAPPQGLQPAAPVDENTLGRVSLNNSLPYLIGGLGVVMIVGGIVYYWQAGRAPSKRTRRRTHVEAKNEDAGGDSYCPQCGMRAKPGDHFCRICGARLRNQEE; this is translated from the coding sequence ATGCGCAAGTTGTTCCTGTCATTGATACTTTGGGTTGTGTTTGTGTTCCCATCCCTCGCATCTGCACAAAGTAATGTGACCATTTCCAGCATGACGGTGCAGTTGTGGCCTGAATATGACCAGCCCAGCATGCTGGTGATCGTGGATTTTCTGCCCGCTGCAGATACTGCCCTACCTGTGGATCTGACCTTCCGCATCCCGCCGGATGCGAACCTGATTGCGGTGGCATCTCATGCGGGCAGCGGCAATTTTATGAATTCCGCCTTCAGCGGGGTTGGGCGGGATGGTGAGTGGCAGGTTTTTACCATGACGCTCACCGTCAATACCATGTATCGGTTTGAATATTATCAACCGCTCACGCTGAATGGAAACCAGCGCATCTTTTCCTACTTATGGGACGGAGCGTATGCGGTCGATGAGTTCCATGTCCTTGTGCTGGAACCCAGGGATGTTGTTTCCCTGTCGATGACTCCCGCCCATGCATCTGTTGCCGTGGAGAGCGGCGGGAAATATTACGATAGCGGTCTCGTAAAACTTGCCGGCGGCGAACAATTCGCCTTAAACCTGCAATACGAAAAGACGACGGACATGCTCTCTGCACCACCGCAGGGACTTCAACCCGCTGCACCGGTGGATGAAAACACATTGGGACGCGTCTCGCTCAATAACTCCCTGCCCTACCTGATTGGCGGATTGGGCGTTGTGATGATCGTGGGCGGCATTGTGTACTACTGGCAGGCGGGGCGCGCGCCATCCAAAAGGACGAGGCGCAGGACGCATGTTGAGGCGAAGAACGAAGATGCGGGTGGGGATTCGTATTGTCCGCAGTGCGGCATGAGGGCAAAACCCGGTGACCATTTCTGCCGCATATGCGGTGCGCGGCTGAGGAATCAGGAAGAATAA
- the panB gene encoding 3-methyl-2-oxobutanoate hydroxymethyltransferase gives MSTVMPVSTSTSQRKKVTTLTFRRKKERGEAITMLTAYDYPTAMAMDRAGIDSILVGDSLAMVVLGYENTLPVTMEEMLHHSRAVARGAKSALLVGDMPFMSYQVSIEEAVRNAGRFLQQGGMDAVKLEGGRERADAVRAIVGTGIPVMGHLGLTPQSVHQLGGFRAQGKTASAAKRLLEDAKILEEAGAFSLVLESVPARLAEAISKQISIPTIGIGAGLGCDGQVLVTHDLLGLFDRFTPKFVRQYANFHAGMNKAFTEYIDDVESKRFPAVEHTVEMTDEEWAEFIK, from the coding sequence ATGTCAACTGTAATGCCAGTTTCAACCAGCACGTCACAGCGTAAAAAGGTGACAACTCTCACGTTCCGCCGGAAGAAGGAACGCGGCGAGGCGATCACCATGCTGACTGCCTATGACTATCCCACCGCGATGGCGATGGACAGGGCGGGTATTGATTCCATCCTGGTGGGCGATTCGCTCGCGATGGTGGTGCTGGGCTATGAAAACACCCTGCCCGTCACCATGGAGGAAATGCTGCATCACTCGCGCGCCGTTGCCCGCGGGGCGAAATCCGCATTGCTTGTGGGCGACATGCCGTTCATGTCGTATCAGGTTTCGATTGAGGAGGCTGTCCGTAATGCAGGCCGTTTTTTGCAGCAGGGCGGCATGGACGCGGTCAAACTCGAAGGCGGACGTGAACGGGCGGATGCCGTCCGTGCGATAGTGGGAACAGGCATTCCCGTGATGGGTCATCTCGGCCTCACGCCTCAGTCGGTGCATCAACTTGGCGGATTCCGCGCGCAGGGCAAAACCGCTTCCGCGGCAAAACGATTGCTGGAGGATGCGAAGATCCTCGAAGAGGCAGGCGCCTTCAGCCTTGTGCTTGAGTCTGTGCCTGCGCGGCTGGCGGAAGCCATCTCCAAACAAATTTCGATCCCAACCATCGGCATTGGCGCGGGCCTGGGTTGTGACGGGCAGGTGCTGGTCACGCATGACCTGCTGGGTCTGTTCGACCGTTTCACACCGAAGTTCGTCAGGCAGTATGCAAACTTCCATGCCGGGATGAACAAGGCCTTCACCGAGTACATCGACGACGTCGAGAGCAAACGCTTCCCTGCCGTTGAACACACGGTTGAAATGACGGATGAAGAATGGGCAGAGTTTATAAAATAA
- a CDS encoding glycosyltransferase family 4 protein, giving the protein MRLLFVTDARSPISQNWIRYFVERGDEVFIASTFPCEMDLPVKRLEFTPVAFSAAKKQTSRPASASSRTLGLRTLFRQWAGPLTIPHSAKKLRALIQEVQPDIVHAMRVPYEGMLTAAAWKSGFDTSGKSTRSAQPPKFIISIWGNDFTLHAPSTPLMRRYTRLTLGRVHALHADVERDVRLAREWGLSGGKATLVVPGNGGIRSDVFYPPDEPAKKPVIINPRGVRPYVRNDSFFRAIPLVLQKRADAKFLCASMQGEAQALQWIREFKIEGAVELLPSVPHERMGEYFRGAQIVVSPSVHDGTPNSLIEAMACGCFPIAGNLESIREWITHGQNGLLVNPADPQSIADAILLGLEREDLRREAAGLNTHIISAKADYEVNMRRVVEFYEAVMRG; this is encoded by the coding sequence ATGCGACTGCTTTTCGTAACGGACGCCCGTTCCCCCATCTCCCAAAACTGGATCCGTTATTTCGTGGAACGCGGCGACGAGGTTTTCATCGCATCCACCTTTCCATGTGAAATGGATCTTCCCGTCAAGCGCCTGGAATTCACCCCGGTTGCCTTCAGCGCCGCAAAAAAGCAGACTTCACGCCCCGCCTCCGCCTCCTCACGTACCCTCGGCCTGCGTACCCTCTTCAGGCAATGGGCCGGCCCCCTGACCATTCCCCACTCCGCGAAAAAATTACGGGCATTGATTCAGGAGGTTCAACCGGATATCGTCCATGCCATGCGCGTGCCGTATGAAGGCATGTTGACGGCGGCGGCCTGGAAAAGCGGCTTCGATACGAGCGGGAAAAGCACCCGCTCCGCTCAACCACCAAAATTCATCATTTCCATCTGGGGCAACGACTTTACCCTGCACGCCCCGTCCACGCCGTTGATGAGGCGCTACACGCGCCTGACGCTGGGCAGGGTCCACGCCCTGCACGCGGACGTGGAACGCGATGTCCGCCTTGCGCGGGAATGGGGTCTCAGCGGGGGGAAAGCCACATTGGTCGTGCCAGGTAACGGCGGCATCCGAAGCGATGTGTTTTATCCGCCTGATGAGCCTGCGAAGAAACCGGTCATCATCAATCCGCGCGGGGTGCGTCCGTACGTCCGCAACGATTCGTTTTTCAGGGCGATCCCGCTTGTCTTGCAAAAGCGCGCAGATGCGAAATTCCTGTGTGCCTCCATGCAGGGCGAGGCGCAGGCGCTGCAATGGATTCGGGAGTTTAAGATCGAAGGCGCAGTGGAACTGCTGCCGTCCGTGCCGCATGAAAGGATGGGGGAGTATTTTCGCGGCGCACAGATCGTGGTTTCGCCGAGCGTCCATGACGGCACGCCGAATTCATTGATCGAGGCGATGGCCTGCGGCTGTTTCCCGATCGCGGGGAACCTGGAATCGATCCGCGAATGGATCACGCACGGGCAGAACGGCTTGCTGGTCAACCCCGCCGACCCGCAGTCCATTGCGGATGCGATCCTGCTGGGCCTCGAAAGGGAGGACCTGCGGCGGGAGGCGGCAGGTCTTAATACGCACATAATCTCCGCGAAGGCGGATTATGAGGTGAATATGCGGAGGGTGGTGGAGTTTTATGAGGCCGTAATGCGCGGTTAG
- a CDS encoding 2-dehydropantoate 2-reductase codes for MKNDILLVGSGALATLFAARLGEAGYSVSMLGTWRNGLKALQENGARIVDSQGNEHAYKVHATDDPREVSGSKYALVLVKSWQTERAARQLKESLADDGLALTLQNGLGNRETLIRDLGTARVALGITTTGATLLGPGLVKVGGEGLISLEQNQALGPLEEALRSSNFNLQIVDDAQSLVWGKLVINAAINPLTALLRIPNGELLSRPPARRVMSALANEAAQVARAERVQLPFSNPVSAAEDVARRTAVNHSSMFQDVRRGAPTEIDAICGAVTKRGAKHGIPTPYNRACWQLVSAL; via the coding sequence ATGAAAAACGATATTCTTCTTGTCGGCAGCGGTGCATTAGCCACACTTTTCGCCGCGCGTTTGGGCGAAGCGGGTTATTCCGTGTCCATGCTCGGCACCTGGAGGAATGGATTGAAAGCGCTTCAGGAAAACGGTGCGCGTATCGTGGACTCACAGGGTAATGAACACGCATACAAAGTCCATGCCACGGATGATCCGCGCGAAGTGAGCGGTTCGAAGTATGCGCTGGTGCTGGTCAAATCGTGGCAGACCGAGCGCGCAGCGCGTCAATTAAAAGAGTCGCTCGCAGACGATGGACTTGCACTGACTCTTCAAAATGGACTCGGCAACCGCGAAACGCTCATACGGGACCTTGGAACTGCGCGGGTCGCCCTCGGCATTACCACCACTGGCGCCACCCTGCTGGGACCGGGACTGGTAAAAGTCGGCGGTGAAGGCCTCATTTCATTGGAGCAGAATCAGGCGCTCGGTCCGCTTGAGGAGGCGCTGCGTTCCTCCAATTTTAATTTGCAGATCGTGGATGATGCACAGTCGCTCGTGTGGGGCAAACTGGTCATCAACGCGGCGATCAATCCTTTGACAGCCTTGCTGCGCATCCCGAACGGCGAGTTGTTGTCGCGTCCCCCGGCACGCAGGGTGATGTCTGCGCTGGCGAATGAGGCGGCACAGGTGGCGAGGGCGGAGCGTGTGCAGCTGCCGTTCAGCAATCCCGTTTCGGCGGCGGAGGATGTGGCGCGCAGGACAGCGGTGAATCATTCCTCCATGTTCCAGGATGTGCGGCGTGGCGCCCCGACCGAGATCGATGCGATCTGCGGTGCGGTGACGAAACGCGGCGCAAAACATGGGATTCCCACACCGTACAACCGCGCGTGCTGGCAGCTGGTAAGTGCGCTGTAA
- a CDS encoding YtxH domain-containing protein translates to MRRMFGFLIGVFAGGLVGGVLALLLAPVSGENLRAQLRDRGQGFVNEIRHSADSRRIELRSRLDSLRAPREEF, encoded by the coding sequence ATGCGAAGAATGTTTGGCTTTTTGATCGGGGTTTTTGCCGGCGGGTTGGTCGGCGGTGTATTGGCCTTGCTGCTGGCGCCTGTATCCGGTGAAAACCTGCGCGCCCAGCTCCGCGACCGCGGACAGGGCTTTGTCAACGAAATCCGTCACTCGGCTGATTCGCGCCGCATCGAACTGCGCAGCCGGCTCGATTCATTGAGGGCGCCCAGGGAGGAATTCTAA